AGCAAAGCCCTCGGTTGGCTTGCCGCCTGCGTGGTGGCGATTGGTCTGATGACGCTGTTTATCAACCCGGTCTTCGCCTTCCTGACGCGTATCGCCGTCAACATCATGCAGGCCGTCGGGCTGAACGTGGCGATGCCAACGCTGCAGCCTGATGCTTTCCCGTTCTGGGACTCCTGCATGATGGTGCTCTCTATCGTGGCGATGATCCTGATGACGCGCAAATATGTCGAAAACTGGCTGCTGTGGGTGATTATCAACGTGATAAGCGTGGTGATTTTTGCGCGCCAGGGGGTGTGGGCGATGTCGCTGGAGTATATGATCCTCACCTTTATTGCCCTGAACGGCAGCCGGATGTGGATTAACAGCGCGCGTGAGCGTGGCTCTCGCGCGCTTTCACATTAATGGTGATGTCCGTGGTGGTGATCGGCTGTAACGTCGCCAAGATGGCAGTCTGAGCCGCTACAGGGCTGGTACTCCATCTGCACCGTCGCATGAGCAATCTCATAATGGTGCGCCAGGAAGTGGTGGATCTCGCCGAGCAACTTATCGTGATCGCGCGGCGGGATCACCTGCACATGCAGCGTCATCAGCGGTTTTTCACCCACCTGCCAGACATGCACGTGGTGCACATCGCGGATTTCCGGAATCGCTCGGCGCAAATGGCGCTGTAACGCACCGATATCCAGTGAAGCGGGCACCCCCTCCAGCAACTCATTGACGCTCTCCTTCATCAAGCGCCACGCGCTCTTCAGCACCAGCGCAGAAACCAGCACCGACAGAATCGGGTCGATGGGCGTCCAGTTGGTCACCATGATCACCACTGCCGCAAC
This Kosakonia cowanii JCM 10956 = DSM 18146 DNA region includes the following protein-coding sequences:
- the pnuC gene encoding nicotinamide riboside transporter PnuC; its protein translation is MDFFSTQNILVHIPIGAGGYDLSWIEAAGTLAGLLCIWLASLEKISNYAFGLINVTLFAIIFFQIQLYASLLLQLFFFAANIYGWYAWSRQTSQNEAELQIRWLPRSKALGWLAACVVAIGLMTLFINPVFAFLTRIAVNIMQAVGLNVAMPTLQPDAFPFWDSCMMVLSIVAMILMTRKYVENWLLWVIINVISVVIFARQGVWAMSLEYMILTFIALNGSRMWINSARERGSRALSH